In the genome of Anaerolineaceae bacterium oral taxon 439, the window TTTCCCGCGGATTTTGAAATTGACCCGGAGAGCGGGCGGGAATATCTCGGCGACCTGATCGTCTGCGTCGAACGCGCGAGGGACCAGGCGGTCGACGGCGGTCATAGCCTTCAGGACGAAATTTCGCTCCTGACGATTCATGGCCTGCTCCACCTGTTAGGCTACGATCATGGGACGCCGACGGAGAAGGCGGAAATGTGGGAGATTCAAGACGAATACATCGCCCGGAACGGGCTGAAATTAGGAAAGATTTCCGGCGATGAACCGTTTGAGGAGGGGTAACAACTCACACAACCACACGACAATATCACAAACTAACCACAATCCTTGACGATTTTTTTCCACTGTGCTAAAATTCTGTTCGTTGAGTTCAGGAAGCGTC includes:
- a CDS encoding rRNA maturation RNase YbeY, yielding MEFQNRTESETLPIDTAKISALTENLLRDFYEPGETLPLWTFSLVEPDEIRELNRRFRDVDEVTDVLSFPADFEIDPESGREYLGDLIVCVERARDQAVDGGHSLQDEISLLTIHGLLHLLGYDHGTPTEKAEMWEIQDEYIARNGLKLGKISGDEPFEEG